In one window of Primulina tabacum isolate GXHZ01 chromosome 8, ASM2559414v2, whole genome shotgun sequence DNA:
- the LOC142553899 gene encoding uncharacterized protein LOC142553899 isoform X2 encodes MSPSGDPREEKGIVSEIRNSHSTRKSNGTPMKFLIAKEMSKDLDSRCSPPNVIAKLMGLDNLPRLETDACMQRNHSRGHSRSHSDTPMCYWELQNGFFRDIEPHEYKDVYETLQKSPHKGRYDETSNDKRMAFVRQKFVEAKRMSMDEKLRQSKQFQDAFEVLNSNKDLFLKCLQEPNSMFSHNLYTLPSIPPPEIKCITVLKPSKVANNNDFSGAGNSDGKQIKKSAFILLNGLEKSQLVNSSPARWKDYGCPTQATRIVVLKPSPVRSHDIKADICPRVESPSVINGEDILGEVGDDENQESREVAKAITQKMCEKLGRHHHDEGLMSSVFSNGYVGDESSFNKPEIEYAAGNLSDSEVLSPLSRQSWDYINRLGSPFSTSSSFARVSCPPESSVCREAKKRLSERWAMMASNGICQEQTYTRRISSTLGEMLALSETKKAVMSGEDGTSNKERKGSNSLFDNGPEPNESMNHSPKNIMRLKSAPVSLFEYGTRLSPSISVPDKDKAEAQKDKMKGRIVKSSFKGKVSSLFFSRNKKASKDKSLVSETEDEFDTKIVPEQGCDVSEGLIDEGFQHFPPGWPKLSNKASSSNQVGKFAATCPESGFSMEKPVTSGNSGENLDQPSPISVLDAPFEEDDMWHQCLHIMSILTDMVMGCQPILRN; translated from the exons ATGAGTCCATCAGGTGACCCAAGGGAGGAGAAAGGG ATTGTATCTGAAATTAGGAATTCACACTCCACCAGAAAATCCAATGGAACACCCATGAAGTTCCTTATTGCCAAAGAGATGTCCAAAGATCTAGACTCGAGATGCAGTCCACCGAATGTAATTGCCAAATTAATGGGGCTTGACAATCTTCCAAGGCTGGAAACCGATGCATGTATGCAGAGAAACCATTCTAGAGGCCATTCTCGTAGTCATTCAGACACACCGATGTGTTACTGGGAGCTACAAAATGGATTCTTTCGCGACATAGAGCCACATGAATATAAAGATGTCTACGAAACATTGCAGAAATCACCTCATAAAGGAAGATACGATGAAACTTCAAATGACAAAAGGATGGCTTTTGTTCGTCAGAAGTTTGTCGAAGCAAAACGCATGTCTATGGATGAAAAACTTCGTCAGTctaaacaattccaagatgcaTTTGAAGTGTTGAATTCCAATAAAGACTTATTCCTCAAGTGTCTACAAGAACCAAATTCTATGTTTTCACATAATCTTTACACTCTACCGTCCATTCCTCCTCCAGAGATAAAGTGTATCACTGTTCTTAAACCTTCAAAAGTGGCAAATAATAATGATTTTTCTGGTGCTGGGAATAGTGATggaaaacaaattaaaaaaagTGCTTTCATTCTTCTGAATGGGTTGGAGAAAAGTCAATTGGTCAATTCCTCTCCAGCAAGGTGGAAGGATTATGGATGTCCCACCCAAGCAACACGAATAGTTGTTCTAAAGCCAAGTCCTGTGAGGTCTCATGATATTAAGGCAGATATTTGTCCACGAGTAGAGTCACCAAGTGTAATAAATGGTGAAGACATTTTGGGGGAAGTAGGAGATGATGAAAATCAAGAATCAAGGGAAGTTGCAAAAGCAATCACACAAAAAATGTGTGAGAAACTTGGCAGGCACCACCATGATGAAGGCTTGATGTCTTCTGTGTTCTCCAATGGTTATGTTGGTGATGAAAGTTCGTTTAATAAACCAGAAATTGAATACGCAGCTGGCAATCTGAGTGACTCAGAAGTCCTGTCACCTCTATCTAGGCAATCTTGGGATTACATTAACAGGCTCGGAAGTCCGTTTTCAACTTCTTCCTCTTTTGCTAGAGTATCCTGTCCCCCGGAGTCATCAGTTTGCAGAGAAGCTAAGAAACGTCTTTCTGAAAGATGGGCCATGATGGCATCTAATGGGATTTGCCAAGAGCAGACATACACGCGAAGAATCTCCAGCACATTGGGTGAAATGCTTGCACTTTCTGAGACAAAGAAGGCAGTGATGTCAGGGGAAGACGGCACTTCCAACAAAGAGCGCAAGGGTTCAAATTCTCTGTTCGACAATGGACCAGAGCCTAATGAAAGCATGAATCATTCACCAAAGAATATAATGCGGTTGAAGTCTGCTCCTGTTTCTCTTTTTGAGTATGGAACCAGGTTAAGCCCAAGCATATCAGTTCCAGATAAGGACAAAGCAGAAGCTCAAAAGGATAAGATGAAGGGAAGAATTGTTAAATCATCATTCAAAGGGAAAGTGTCAAGTTTGTTTTTCTCAAGGAACAAAAAAGCTAGTAAAGATAAGTCACTTGTATCTGAAACAGAAGATGAGTTTGACACCAAAATTGTTCCTGAACAAGGGTGCGATGTAAGTGAAGGTCTTATTGACGAAGGATTTCAACATTTTCCACCTGGTTGGCCCAAGCTTTCTAACAAAGCATCTTCCTCAAATCAAGTTGGCAAGTTTGCTGCAACATGTCCAGAG AGTGGATTTTCCATGGAAAAGCCCGTGACATCTGGGAACTCAGGTGAAAACTTGGATCAGCCAAGTCCAATATCTGTTCTAGATGCACCCTTCGAAGAAGATGACATGTGGCATCAGTGTTTGCACATTATGTCAATCCTGACCGACATG GTGATGGGTTGCCAACCAATACTGCGAAATTAA
- the LOC142553899 gene encoding uncharacterized protein LOC142553899 isoform X1: MSPSGDPREEKGVNSLYDIVSEIRNSHSTRKSNGTPMKFLIAKEMSKDLDSRCSPPNVIAKLMGLDNLPRLETDACMQRNHSRGHSRSHSDTPMCYWELQNGFFRDIEPHEYKDVYETLQKSPHKGRYDETSNDKRMAFVRQKFVEAKRMSMDEKLRQSKQFQDAFEVLNSNKDLFLKCLQEPNSMFSHNLYTLPSIPPPEIKCITVLKPSKVANNNDFSGAGNSDGKQIKKSAFILLNGLEKSQLVNSSPARWKDYGCPTQATRIVVLKPSPVRSHDIKADICPRVESPSVINGEDILGEVGDDENQESREVAKAITQKMCEKLGRHHHDEGLMSSVFSNGYVGDESSFNKPEIEYAAGNLSDSEVLSPLSRQSWDYINRLGSPFSTSSSFARVSCPPESSVCREAKKRLSERWAMMASNGICQEQTYTRRISSTLGEMLALSETKKAVMSGEDGTSNKERKGSNSLFDNGPEPNESMNHSPKNIMRLKSAPVSLFEYGTRLSPSISVPDKDKAEAQKDKMKGRIVKSSFKGKVSSLFFSRNKKASKDKSLVSETEDEFDTKIVPEQGCDVSEGLIDEGFQHFPPGWPKLSNKASSSNQVGKFAATCPESGFSMEKPVTSGNSGENLDQPSPISVLDAPFEEDDMWHQCLHIMSILTDMVMGCQPILRN, encoded by the exons ATGAGTCCATCAGGTGACCCAAGGGAGGAGAAAGGGGTAAACTCTCTATATGAT ATTGTATCTGAAATTAGGAATTCACACTCCACCAGAAAATCCAATGGAACACCCATGAAGTTCCTTATTGCCAAAGAGATGTCCAAAGATCTAGACTCGAGATGCAGTCCACCGAATGTAATTGCCAAATTAATGGGGCTTGACAATCTTCCAAGGCTGGAAACCGATGCATGTATGCAGAGAAACCATTCTAGAGGCCATTCTCGTAGTCATTCAGACACACCGATGTGTTACTGGGAGCTACAAAATGGATTCTTTCGCGACATAGAGCCACATGAATATAAAGATGTCTACGAAACATTGCAGAAATCACCTCATAAAGGAAGATACGATGAAACTTCAAATGACAAAAGGATGGCTTTTGTTCGTCAGAAGTTTGTCGAAGCAAAACGCATGTCTATGGATGAAAAACTTCGTCAGTctaaacaattccaagatgcaTTTGAAGTGTTGAATTCCAATAAAGACTTATTCCTCAAGTGTCTACAAGAACCAAATTCTATGTTTTCACATAATCTTTACACTCTACCGTCCATTCCTCCTCCAGAGATAAAGTGTATCACTGTTCTTAAACCTTCAAAAGTGGCAAATAATAATGATTTTTCTGGTGCTGGGAATAGTGATggaaaacaaattaaaaaaagTGCTTTCATTCTTCTGAATGGGTTGGAGAAAAGTCAATTGGTCAATTCCTCTCCAGCAAGGTGGAAGGATTATGGATGTCCCACCCAAGCAACACGAATAGTTGTTCTAAAGCCAAGTCCTGTGAGGTCTCATGATATTAAGGCAGATATTTGTCCACGAGTAGAGTCACCAAGTGTAATAAATGGTGAAGACATTTTGGGGGAAGTAGGAGATGATGAAAATCAAGAATCAAGGGAAGTTGCAAAAGCAATCACACAAAAAATGTGTGAGAAACTTGGCAGGCACCACCATGATGAAGGCTTGATGTCTTCTGTGTTCTCCAATGGTTATGTTGGTGATGAAAGTTCGTTTAATAAACCAGAAATTGAATACGCAGCTGGCAATCTGAGTGACTCAGAAGTCCTGTCACCTCTATCTAGGCAATCTTGGGATTACATTAACAGGCTCGGAAGTCCGTTTTCAACTTCTTCCTCTTTTGCTAGAGTATCCTGTCCCCCGGAGTCATCAGTTTGCAGAGAAGCTAAGAAACGTCTTTCTGAAAGATGGGCCATGATGGCATCTAATGGGATTTGCCAAGAGCAGACATACACGCGAAGAATCTCCAGCACATTGGGTGAAATGCTTGCACTTTCTGAGACAAAGAAGGCAGTGATGTCAGGGGAAGACGGCACTTCCAACAAAGAGCGCAAGGGTTCAAATTCTCTGTTCGACAATGGACCAGAGCCTAATGAAAGCATGAATCATTCACCAAAGAATATAATGCGGTTGAAGTCTGCTCCTGTTTCTCTTTTTGAGTATGGAACCAGGTTAAGCCCAAGCATATCAGTTCCAGATAAGGACAAAGCAGAAGCTCAAAAGGATAAGATGAAGGGAAGAATTGTTAAATCATCATTCAAAGGGAAAGTGTCAAGTTTGTTTTTCTCAAGGAACAAAAAAGCTAGTAAAGATAAGTCACTTGTATCTGAAACAGAAGATGAGTTTGACACCAAAATTGTTCCTGAACAAGGGTGCGATGTAAGTGAAGGTCTTATTGACGAAGGATTTCAACATTTTCCACCTGGTTGGCCCAAGCTTTCTAACAAAGCATCTTCCTCAAATCAAGTTGGCAAGTTTGCTGCAACATGTCCAGAG AGTGGATTTTCCATGGAAAAGCCCGTGACATCTGGGAACTCAGGTGAAAACTTGGATCAGCCAAGTCCAATATCTGTTCTAGATGCACCCTTCGAAGAAGATGACATGTGGCATCAGTGTTTGCACATTATGTCAATCCTGACCGACATG GTGATGGGTTGCCAACCAATACTGCGAAATTAA
- the LOC142553899 gene encoding uncharacterized protein LOC142553899 isoform X3, protein MKFLIAKEMSKDLDSRCSPPNVIAKLMGLDNLPRLETDACMQRNHSRGHSRSHSDTPMCYWELQNGFFRDIEPHEYKDVYETLQKSPHKGRYDETSNDKRMAFVRQKFVEAKRMSMDEKLRQSKQFQDAFEVLNSNKDLFLKCLQEPNSMFSHNLYTLPSIPPPEIKCITVLKPSKVANNNDFSGAGNSDGKQIKKSAFILLNGLEKSQLVNSSPARWKDYGCPTQATRIVVLKPSPVRSHDIKADICPRVESPSVINGEDILGEVGDDENQESREVAKAITQKMCEKLGRHHHDEGLMSSVFSNGYVGDESSFNKPEIEYAAGNLSDSEVLSPLSRQSWDYINRLGSPFSTSSSFARVSCPPESSVCREAKKRLSERWAMMASNGICQEQTYTRRISSTLGEMLALSETKKAVMSGEDGTSNKERKGSNSLFDNGPEPNESMNHSPKNIMRLKSAPVSLFEYGTRLSPSISVPDKDKAEAQKDKMKGRIVKSSFKGKVSSLFFSRNKKASKDKSLVSETEDEFDTKIVPEQGCDVSEGLIDEGFQHFPPGWPKLSNKASSSNQVGKFAATCPESGFSMEKPVTSGNSGENLDQPSPISVLDAPFEEDDMWHQCLHIMSILTDMVMGCQPILRN, encoded by the exons ATGAAGTTCCTTATTGCCAAAGAGATGTCCAAAGATCTAGACTCGAGATGCAGTCCACCGAATGTAATTGCCAAATTAATGGGGCTTGACAATCTTCCAAGGCTGGAAACCGATGCATGTATGCAGAGAAACCATTCTAGAGGCCATTCTCGTAGTCATTCAGACACACCGATGTGTTACTGGGAGCTACAAAATGGATTCTTTCGCGACATAGAGCCACATGAATATAAAGATGTCTACGAAACATTGCAGAAATCACCTCATAAAGGAAGATACGATGAAACTTCAAATGACAAAAGGATGGCTTTTGTTCGTCAGAAGTTTGTCGAAGCAAAACGCATGTCTATGGATGAAAAACTTCGTCAGTctaaacaattccaagatgcaTTTGAAGTGTTGAATTCCAATAAAGACTTATTCCTCAAGTGTCTACAAGAACCAAATTCTATGTTTTCACATAATCTTTACACTCTACCGTCCATTCCTCCTCCAGAGATAAAGTGTATCACTGTTCTTAAACCTTCAAAAGTGGCAAATAATAATGATTTTTCTGGTGCTGGGAATAGTGATggaaaacaaattaaaaaaagTGCTTTCATTCTTCTGAATGGGTTGGAGAAAAGTCAATTGGTCAATTCCTCTCCAGCAAGGTGGAAGGATTATGGATGTCCCACCCAAGCAACACGAATAGTTGTTCTAAAGCCAAGTCCTGTGAGGTCTCATGATATTAAGGCAGATATTTGTCCACGAGTAGAGTCACCAAGTGTAATAAATGGTGAAGACATTTTGGGGGAAGTAGGAGATGATGAAAATCAAGAATCAAGGGAAGTTGCAAAAGCAATCACACAAAAAATGTGTGAGAAACTTGGCAGGCACCACCATGATGAAGGCTTGATGTCTTCTGTGTTCTCCAATGGTTATGTTGGTGATGAAAGTTCGTTTAATAAACCAGAAATTGAATACGCAGCTGGCAATCTGAGTGACTCAGAAGTCCTGTCACCTCTATCTAGGCAATCTTGGGATTACATTAACAGGCTCGGAAGTCCGTTTTCAACTTCTTCCTCTTTTGCTAGAGTATCCTGTCCCCCGGAGTCATCAGTTTGCAGAGAAGCTAAGAAACGTCTTTCTGAAAGATGGGCCATGATGGCATCTAATGGGATTTGCCAAGAGCAGACATACACGCGAAGAATCTCCAGCACATTGGGTGAAATGCTTGCACTTTCTGAGACAAAGAAGGCAGTGATGTCAGGGGAAGACGGCACTTCCAACAAAGAGCGCAAGGGTTCAAATTCTCTGTTCGACAATGGACCAGAGCCTAATGAAAGCATGAATCATTCACCAAAGAATATAATGCGGTTGAAGTCTGCTCCTGTTTCTCTTTTTGAGTATGGAACCAGGTTAAGCCCAAGCATATCAGTTCCAGATAAGGACAAAGCAGAAGCTCAAAAGGATAAGATGAAGGGAAGAATTGTTAAATCATCATTCAAAGGGAAAGTGTCAAGTTTGTTTTTCTCAAGGAACAAAAAAGCTAGTAAAGATAAGTCACTTGTATCTGAAACAGAAGATGAGTTTGACACCAAAATTGTTCCTGAACAAGGGTGCGATGTAAGTGAAGGTCTTATTGACGAAGGATTTCAACATTTTCCACCTGGTTGGCCCAAGCTTTCTAACAAAGCATCTTCCTCAAATCAAGTTGGCAAGTTTGCTGCAACATGTCCAGAG AGTGGATTTTCCATGGAAAAGCCCGTGACATCTGGGAACTCAGGTGAAAACTTGGATCAGCCAAGTCCAATATCTGTTCTAGATGCACCCTTCGAAGAAGATGACATGTGGCATCAGTGTTTGCACATTATGTCAATCCTGACCGACATG GTGATGGGTTGCCAACCAATACTGCGAAATTAA